The genomic interval TAAACAAAAGGTGAGAGTCTATACTGTCCGTTAAGTGTGGGATAAAGTAAAGATACTATTAACTGCTTCATTTTTTGAAACGAGGGAAATATGGATACTATTACACATACTTTATTTGGAGTCGGAATCTATCAAGGCATTAATAAGGAAAAAATGAGTAAGAAAGAGAAATATGCTCTACTCGTTACTTCAATAGGTGCAAGTCAAATTCCTGATATTGATGTAATATCACAGCTTTGGGATACCACTGGACAATATCAGATGTGGCATAGAGGAATTACGCACTCGATTTTTCTAGCTCCTATATGGGCATTATTCTTTTACATCATCAATCGATATATTTTTAAAATAAAGGGAGTCCAATCGTACTTTATTGCCCTACTTGCGGTATTCATCCACAATACAAGTGATGTGTTTAACGCATGGGGAACCGGTTATCTTGAACCATTTTCAACTGTTCGATTAACCTTCGGGACAGTCCCCATCGTCGATCTCGTTATCTGGTTTATATTTTTGCTGACGTTTATCGCTACAAAGGTCTATCCAAAAGTAAAAACACATGTATTATTTCGGATTGGTTGGGTATTAATTGT from Niallia sp. FSL W8-0635 carries:
- a CDS encoding metal-dependent hydrolase is translated as MDTITHTLFGVGIYQGINKEKMSKKEKYALLVTSIGASQIPDIDVISQLWDTTGQYQMWHRGITHSIFLAPIWALFFYIINRYIFKIKGVQSYFIALLAVFIHNTSDVFNAWGTGYLEPFSTVRLTFGTVPIVDLVIWFIFLLTFIATKVYPKVKTHVLFRIGWVLIVLHIAIQSIQGSILYNNYKTDYQDLALSASFIPWHFTIVGKNDNTIDLINDSLLTKAEFVDRLTSSDEVNLDHLFAENPAAATLYRWSPFVVVVDDDNRIGIYDPRFYRNGESFLGEYLDK